The proteins below come from a single Papaver somniferum cultivar HN1 chromosome 11, ASM357369v1, whole genome shotgun sequence genomic window:
- the LOC113322007 gene encoding uncharacterized protein LOC113322007 encodes MPSVGMRRSTRILVPKSVKDFEGATVLRSGKRLSSPLFVDSKAARGNEIEWFSPSMVEKSCGVVVPSFHHKSLVKRNEFVAKQIKKESSSPSKKLNATVTVIDEPKKNKMYGNGYGRKRLRSVAENVVGTLTDSNRKLDFDFEKRGLDEERKYGIHFFRKHRRKAVSSESSAYLAIEHSDGNNEFSKINSKSEELAGNSGSLSSESRDSLDVIVEPSPCCSSQFCIFLVSLLNFMTRARVSVSKLVAFMCSGPIGETFSRHGIHFFPDLSCRSSGTTFLSRICIIWGAQDFVPMFSLNFNSAPFTFISLHFRMLLQSQSSMDVLERYLVGVVMKPHGANGSRKRLSSEMVVGVSLSKIVASVSSSAKRRKEVNSVAQRRISSRRRTNSRGVKTFRSLRFKRPPTLVSQECVDEVSDMFGTGVDGTDTSSINKVKKPLSSGTCSADIIEETNQKGDTICCSANVLVTESDKCFRAEGAKIVLEYSESDDWLLVVKVQGVTRFIHKAVDLMRPLCTTNRFTHDLIWIGRTDWRLEFSDRQDWSIFKELHSECADRNMKAMAARVHEVESHGDYKNVSFVRPNAYIKMHGNEVERLFVRRIANYDMDTDDEEWLGKLNNDLCGDGGPLRLVSAENFEKMVDIFEKAAYCKPDDVSDESKAVKLCPDMTMNILTSVYHYWVEKRKKKNCALLRVLQCAPTKEA; translated from the exons ATGCCGTCAGTAGGTATGAGAAGGTCTACTAGGATTTTGGTACCAAAATCTGTAAAAGATTTTGAAGGAGCAACAGTGTTAAGATCAGGTAAGCGATTGTCATCGCCGTTGTTTGTTGATTCTAAGGCAGCCAGGGGAAATGAAATTGAATGGTTTTCTCCGTCTATGGTTGAGAAATCATGTGGTGTGGTTGTTCCTTCTTTTCATCATAAAAGTCTTGTCAAAAGAAATGAATTTGTGGCGAAGCAAATAAAAAAGGAAAGTTCTTCTCCATCCAAGAAATTGAATGCAACTGTAACCGTAATTGATGAGCCGAAGAAGAATAAAATGTATGGGAATGGGTATGGTAGAAAAAGGCTAAGATCAGTGGCTGAAAATGTGGTGGGTACCCTAACAGATAGCAACAGAaaattggattttgattttgaaaagaGGGGTTTGGATGAGGAGCGGAAGTATGGGATTCATTTTTTTCGAAAACATCGAAGAAAGGCGGTATCTTCAGAATCATCTGCATATCTAGCAATTGAACATTCTGATGGAAATAATGAATTTTCAAAAATTAATAGTAAATCTgaagaattggcgggaaattcTGGTTCACTTAGTTCTGAATCAAGAGACAGTCTTGATGTGATTGTTGAACCTTCTCCTTGTTGTTCTAGTCAGTTCTGTATTTTCTTAGTTTCACTTTTAAACTTCATGACAAGGGCAAGGGTTAGTGTGTCAAAGCTTGTTGCGTTTATGTGTTCTGGTCCCATTGGTGAAACTTTTTCTCGGCATGGGATACATTTCTTCCCT GATCTATCATGCAGGAGTAGCGGTACTACTTTCTTGTCTAGAATCTGCATAATTTGGGGTGCACAAGATTTTGTACCTATGTTTTCCTTGAACTTCAATTCAGCTCCATTTACATTTATAAGTCTGCATTTTAGAATGTTACTTCAATCTCAAAGTTCGATGGATGTACTTGAGAGGTATCTCGTGGGTGTGGTTATGAAGCCTCATGGAGCTAATGGCAGCAGAAAACGCCTTTCCTCTGAGATGGTGGTGGGTGTCTCTTTAAGCAAAATAGTGGCTTCTGTGAGTTCTTCTGCGAAGAGAAGAAAGGAAGTCAATTCTGTTGCTCAAAGAAGAATTTCAAGTCGGCGTAGGACCAATTCTAGGGGTGTTAAGACTTTTAGGTCCCTGAGATTTAAGAGACCTCCTACCCTGGTTTCGCAAGAGTGtgttgatgaagtttctgataTGTTTGGTACCGGAGTTGATGGTACTGATACCAGTTCTATAAACAAGGTGAAAAAGCCATTATCTAGTGGCACTTGCAGTGCTGATATTATCGAGGAGACGAATCAGAAGGGAGATACGATCTGCTGCAGCGCAAATGTCTTGGTTACAGAATCTGATAAGTGTTTCAGAGCAGAGGGGGCGAAGATAGTGTTGGAGTATTCGGAATCAGACGACTGGTTACTTGTAGTGAAAGTGCAGGGCGTGACCAGGTTTATTCATAAAGCAGTAGATTTGATGAGGCCCCTGTGCACAACGAATCGTTTCACTCATGACCTGATATGGATAGGAAGAACTGATTGGAGGCTAGAGTTTTCTGATAGACAAGATTGGTCCATCTTCAAAGAACTGCACAGCGAATGTGCAGACAGAAATATGAAGGCAATGGCTGCTAGGGTACATGAAGTGGAAAGCCATGGGGACTATAAAAATGTTTCTTTCGTACGACCCAATGCTTACATTAAGATGCATGGCAACGAGGTGGAAAGGCTTTTCGTAAGGAGGATTGCAAATTATGATATGGATACAGATGACGAAGAGTGGCTTGGAAAACTAAACAATGACCTCTGTGGCGATGGTGGTCCTCTTAGGCTTGTGTCAGCTGAGAATTTTGAGAAGATGGTAGATATATTTGAGAAGGCTGCTTATTGTAAACCAGATGATGTCTCTGATGAGAGTAAAGCCGTTAAGCTTTGTCCTGATATGACGATGAATATACTTACATCTGTCTATCATTACTGGGTGGAGAaacggaagaagaaaaattgtgcTTTACTGCGAGTGTTGCAG TGTGCCCCCACCAAGGAAGCATGA
- the LOC113323690 gene encoding dehydration-responsive element-binding protein 1F-like: MGDLDDEGNCSAAFSSSNQQQSSHVPSTATANTHKRKAGRKKFKETRHPIYKGVRERNGGRWVCEIRQPYAKSKIWLGTFPTPEMAARAYDVAALALRGKSAPLNFNDSSMILPRPTSTNSEDIRLAAIEAAEAFRPRPIHDASSASSSVALLPSISNLDIQYDDYSLPSSSTGTTFLDEEALFNMPGLLDSMAEGMLLTPLAMKKGFRWLDDCNDMDSDMDVPLWRD; encoded by the coding sequence ATGGGCGACTTAGATGATGAAGGAAACTGTTCTGCTGCTTTTTCTTCGTCGAACCAACAACAATCCTCGCATGTGCCGTCAACAGCAACGGCAAACACGCATAAGAGGAAGGCAGGAAGAAAGAAATTTAAAGAAACGCGACACCCAATTTATAAAGGAGTAAGAGAAAGGAATGGAGGAAGATGGGTATGTGAAATAAGACAACCTTACGCAAAATCGAAAATTTGGTTGGGTACATTTCCTACGCCTGAAATGGCCGCAAGAGCTTATGATGTTGCAGCTTTAGCTTTAAGAGGAAAATCTGCACCTCTTAATTTCAACGACTCGTCGATGATACTACCTAGACCTACTTCTACTAATTCTGAAGATATTCGATTGGCTGCAATTGAAGCTGCTGAAGCCTTTCGACCTCGTCCTATCCATGATGCATCATCTGCTTCATCATCTGTAGCTCTTTTGCCAAGTATCAGTAACCTGGATATTCAATATGATGATTACTCATTGCCTAGTTCGTCAACTGGAACAACATTCTTAGATGAGGAGGCGTTGTTTAATATGCCAGGTTTACTTGACAGCATGGCGGAAGGGATGTTACTTACACCACTAGCCATGAAAAAAGGGTTTAGATGGTTGGATGATTGCAATGACATGGATTCTGACATGGATGTTCCTCTATGGAGAGACTAG